From a region of the Candidatus Poribacteria bacterium genome:
- a CDS encoding tetratricopeptide repeat protein, which produces MARKLSYNTVALVAFVVCNLTLWQVLDAFCQEMSHAVDITTRIRTYKAELAVDGTRIETRLQLAKVYLQIEAYKEAVDEYHQIIASMEANPVSESEGSGHNADSAAAYYGLGLAYTGLEKFEDAVAAYQRAIVLVSDSAYTHAALASAYANMHRYAEALDAYKVAVALDPNDKMIHHQLGNVYSKRGERSAAIAHQQRAIGIAPEFAAAHYQLGLLYAQEKRWTDAIASYQTAYKHDETLVEALYNLAQASLRAGNPDAAREQMALFERQKSALMPLQELRGALQREQGTAERARILTNIARLYLKNGFYEKAVWEYQKALGMDPELVAAHNGLGIAYTMLGKHSEAVTAQQKALELQPNFAKAYAGLGLAYFSQNEAESALKHYRRAAALEPRFLEAHLKIGTILLKQKHYAEAIDTYKTSASLTPDNPEIYHNLGMCYARQAKADLEAARRYVQEAIRLDPNGASYYNTLALIDFRRSDYPQAEKAIRKALELEPENQNYQQGLSQILESR; this is translated from the coding sequence GTGGCACGGAAACTTTCCTACAACACAGTAGCGTTGGTGGCATTCGTGGTATGCAACCTCACCCTTTGGCAGGTTCTGGATGCTTTCTGTCAGGAGATGTCACATGCTGTGGACATCACAACGCGAATTCGTACTTATAAGGCAGAACTGGCTGTTGATGGCACACGGATTGAGACTCGACTGCAACTTGCGAAAGTGTACCTCCAAATTGAGGCTTACAAGGAAGCAGTTGACGAGTACCATCAAATAATTGCCTCAATGGAAGCGAATCCAGTCTCCGAAAGCGAAGGATCTGGACACAACGCCGATAGTGCCGCTGCTTACTACGGTTTAGGATTGGCGTATACCGGGCTTGAAAAATTTGAAGATGCTGTAGCTGCATATCAGCGTGCGATCGTGCTCGTTTCCGATTCGGCATATACCCACGCGGCTTTGGCGAGTGCTTACGCGAACATGCACCGTTACGCCGAAGCACTCGACGCTTACAAAGTCGCGGTTGCTTTGGATCCGAACGATAAGATGATTCACCATCAACTCGGGAATGTCTATAGCAAACGTGGCGAACGTTCCGCAGCGATAGCACACCAACAACGTGCAATTGGCATTGCCCCAGAATTCGCAGCTGCGCACTATCAGTTAGGGCTGCTCTATGCGCAGGAAAAGCGGTGGACGGATGCAATTGCGTCGTATCAGACGGCATATAAGCACGATGAGACGTTAGTTGAGGCACTCTATAATCTCGCACAAGCGTCCCTCCGCGCAGGAAATCCAGATGCAGCGCGTGAGCAGATGGCACTCTTTGAGAGGCAAAAATCGGCACTGATGCCACTCCAGGAATTGCGAGGTGCTTTACAACGGGAACAAGGAACAGCCGAACGCGCCCGGATTCTCACCAACATCGCGAGACTCTATCTCAAAAACGGGTTTTACGAGAAAGCGGTTTGGGAGTACCAAAAAGCACTCGGAATGGATCCCGAACTTGTGGCGGCTCATAACGGTTTGGGTATCGCTTACACGATGCTTGGTAAACACTCGGAAGCCGTTACTGCACAGCAGAAAGCATTGGAACTCCAACCGAATTTTGCAAAGGCATACGCAGGACTCGGTTTGGCGTATTTCAGTCAGAATGAAGCGGAATCTGCACTGAAACATTACCGACGTGCAGCCGCGCTGGAACCCCGATTTTTAGAGGCACATCTAAAGATTGGAACCATTTTGCTGAAACAGAAACACTATGCAGAGGCAATTGATACATATAAGACGAGCGCGTCATTAACCCCTGACAATCCAGAGATATATCATAATTTGGGTATGTGTTATGCGCGTCAAGCGAAAGCGGATTTAGAAGCGGCGCGGCGTTATGTTCAAGAAGCCATCCGCTTGGATCCGAACGGCGCGAGTTATTACAACACGCTTGCACTCATTGATTTCCGACGTAGCGACTATCCCCAAGCAGAGAAGGCGATCCGAAAAGCGTTGGAACTTGAACCGGAAAATCAGAACTATCAACAAGGACTCAGCCAGATTCTGGAAAGTCGGTAG
- a CDS encoding DUF1080 domain-containing protein gives MKHLFLLVVSCLLVASVAFGGEQTWSFETDADDWAPANGSWSVEDGTYKLAKGGRAEHSLIGDAEWEDYTVEAKVRLDEGNWAGVVYRAQSEMEYYVYYLNVPNNKTELWRHKTGAWDARDKIGELPGSNVTIANGEWFDMRVVVEGDSMKLWINGEEQGELKDETGAGYSAGQAGVWAWETAASFDDVTVSGDAIAGLTPVEPQDKLTTTWGRLKQRF, from the coding sequence GTGAAACATCTTTTTTTACTTGTTGTAAGTTGTTTACTCGTAGCCTCCGTCGCTTTTGGCGGCGAACAAACTTGGTCGTTTGAGACGGATGCGGACGATTGGGCTCCCGCTAACGGCTCTTGGAGTGTTGAAGATGGCACTTATAAACTCGCTAAGGGCGGTAGAGCTGAACACTCTCTCATCGGTGACGCTGAATGGGAAGATTACACCGTTGAGGCAAAAGTTCGACTCGATGAAGGAAACTGGGCGGGTGTTGTTTATCGCGCCCAAAGTGAGATGGAATATTATGTCTACTATCTCAATGTCCCGAATAACAAGACCGAGCTTTGGCGACACAAGACAGGGGCATGGGATGCTCGCGACAAGATCGGTGAACTTCCTGGATCCAACGTCACCATCGCGAACGGCGAATGGTTTGACATGCGGGTCGTTGTGGAAGGCGATTCAATGAAACTCTGGATTAACGGTGAAGAGCAGGGTGAACTCAAGGACGAAACCGGTGCTGGATATTCCGCCGGGCAAGCCGGTGTTTGGGCGTGGGAGACTGCCGCGAGTTTTGATGATGTCACGGTCTCTGGGGATGCAATCGCCGGTCTTACGCCGGTAGAACCACAGGATAAATTGACTACCACGTGGGGACGACTCAAACAACGTTTTTAG
- a CDS encoding DUF1080 domain-containing protein, giving the protein MKTAIRFSKLVTLSLIMLLGVAFSLPTFAGTQLWDFEEKHDDWKVANGDWEIKGGIYHVDRGGQAEHTLVGEEEWDNYTIEAKVRLDAGNWAGIVFRAESEMEYYVYYLNVPNNKTELWRHKEGGWAARDNIAQIPAVEKVQIKNEEWIDMKVVVEGGDFEIHLNGKLQGEHKDDTYKTGQIGVWAWETEASFDDVTVTGDDIVDTLAVDANDKLTTTWGRLKRVY; this is encoded by the coding sequence ATGAAAACGGCTATTAGATTCTCAAAGCTGGTCACTTTGAGCCTCATCATGCTTTTGGGGGTCGCGTTTTCGCTACCAACTTTCGCAGGCACCCAATTGTGGGATTTTGAGGAGAAGCACGATGACTGGAAAGTCGCGAACGGAGATTGGGAAATCAAAGGTGGTATCTATCACGTTGACCGAGGTGGACAAGCTGAACATACGCTCGTTGGTGAAGAGGAATGGGATAACTACACGATTGAGGCGAAAGTTCGGTTAGACGCTGGCAATTGGGCGGGTATCGTTTTTCGGGCAGAAAGCGAGATGGAGTACTATGTCTACTATCTCAACGTCCCGAATAACAAGACGGAACTCTGGCGACACAAAGAGGGTGGCTGGGCTGCCCGCGACAACATCGCGCAAATTCCGGCTGTGGAAAAGGTCCAGATAAAGAACGAGGAATGGATTGATATGAAGGTCGTCGTTGAGGGTGGTGACTTTGAGATTCATCTCAACGGTAAACTTCAAGGTGAGCATAAAGACGATACCTACAAAACCGGTCAAATCGGTGTGTGGGCATGGGAAACCGAGGCGAGTTTTGATGACGTTACGGTTACCGGTGACGATATCGTGGATACCCTTGCCGTTGATGCGAATGATAAACTCACGACAACGTGGGGACGACTCAAACGGGTTTACTAA